The Gimesia sp. region AACCATCCGGGAATAAACTTCGGGGGCCTCCGTTTGAGTCAACTTAACCCGCAAAGCACATTCCGCCTGATCCTTCCCTTTACGCACGTAGGGAATGAAGAGTTGATAAGCTGGCCCCAGGGTCGAGTCCACAGCATGAACCTGCCAGGCCCCGGAATCAAATTTGAACTGGTGGATCGGCTTGGACTGCTCGGCCCCCTCGCCCTGATCGTCATAGAGGTAAATCATGACCTCCCCCTTCACGTAGACGGGGGTCGTATTGTTGTGTTGAAAAAAGAGTATCTGTCCGGCGAATCCGCGTGTAGGTAAACCATCCACTCCCTTGCCTTCTGCCGGCTCCCACAGCGCGATCACTTCCACTGCCGGCTTCTTTGCACTGGCATACTGTCTGGAATTCTGCCAGTTCCAGGTCGTGAGTGCCAGGCTGCTGCAACCAGACAGAGGAATGAAACACAACAGGCAGATCACAGAATATCGCATAGATCTGATCGAATGCTGCATTACTTAGTCTCGCTTCCAGTAGGGAAATTTCGGTTTCTTGAATCGTGTTTTCGGAGCAGGTTTAGTGGGGATCGCAGGCTTTGATTTCGTCTCATAATTCATCTGCTGAATTTCTCCCCCCAAAGCTGGTGCCGGTGGAGTTTCGGGCATAGGATTCAGATTCGATTGTGGCATCACAGTCGTGGGAATTTCTTCCAGCATACCGGGGCCATCAGGCATGAACTCCGGTTCTCCCGGGGGCACTGCAAAGATGGGGCCGTGCATATCTTCCGCTTTTTCTACCTGGAGATGAATACGTTCGGCTTCCACCTGCTTGATGAATTCAGAATCTGCATCATTACGGATAATTCTCGGCGTGAGAAATACAAGCAGTTCTTTACGACGCGTTGAAAGATAATCGTAACGGAATGGAATGCCTAAAACGGGAATGTCACCCAGCCATGGAACCTTACGTTCGATCGTGGTATCAGATTCTGTAATCATGCCCCCCAGAACAACGGTCTGTCCGTTGGGCACACTGACTGTTGTCTGCACGGATGTAATATTCTTAATGGGAGATTCCACAACGTTACCGGTGGTCGCATCGGTAAAGATGGGAACACTCGATCCGTTAAAGTCACTTTTCTCTGCCAGGGTTTCCATGACGATGTTACCGTCCGGACTGATTCGAGGAGTGACCGTCAGGATAATCCCTGCTTCCGATTGCACGATGACGGGATTCGCTGAACCGACTGCGGTAACAGAAACTCCATTGACCACGGGCACAATCTGACCGACCTGAATTTGAGCTGTCACATTATCTACAGTACGAATCTGTGGACGACTCAGTATGTGCACGTTCCGTTTTGCGGCGAGGGCCCGAATCAGGATACTCACTGATTCCGAACTGGCAGAAAGTACCAGTCCACCGAAACCAAGATCACTGTTGCCTCTCTGCAGCGAGAAGTTACTCAGGGCCTGGCCTGCGGTGTTGCCGGTGTTATTCGTATTATTAGTCCCCAGAGGATTCACAGAATTGAAGATGAAACCTGGTGTTGCTTCCTGAGACACGATCGTCTGATTTGTCTGAGTCACGTTATTCTGCCCGGTTACGGTCTGCTGTACCGTCAGAACATTATCAATCAGACTGCGGTTAAAGAGCAGGGAGTCCTGGATCCCCAGTTCCACACCAAACTCATCGTCGTTATCCAGTTCCACTTCAACAATCAGAGCCTGAATAATCACCTGCGGTGCTTCTTTATCCAGCTCTTTGACCAGGTTGGAAACCTGTTCGAAATAACGGGGAGTCGCACTGATGATCAGGTTATTGTTGATCGGTTCTGGAACCACAATCACTTCGCGTTCCAGCAGTTCAAAACTGCTGATCAGATCCGGGTCCTGGGCAACCAGTGACCTCTGCGTTTCGAGAAATTCATTGATTGCCTGAGATACATCAGCCACCGGGGTATTCTTCAATTGAATAACGGTCGTTTCCCGTTTCCTGCTGTCGGCACTATCCAGTTTGAGTAGAATCGCTTCGACGATCTGCAGGGCATCGGCGCCCCCTTGGGCAACAACAGAGTTTGTACGGCGATCGACTGAAAACTTGAGCGGAATCAGGTTGCTGTTCGCATCATTTACACCTGCGATCTGAATTCCCAGATCGGTCTGCTGGTTTTCCTCTGAGAATGTTGACTGCAACAATGTAACCATTGATTCTGCATCAGCATTTTTCAGAGTAAAGACTTTGAGCTCTGCAACTGTGGTGACGCGTTCGTCAAACTGTTGAATCAAGGCGCCGATCAGGTCCAGGCTATCCTTAGGGGCGGTTACAACCAGTGTATTGGCCCGAGGATCAGGAATCAGGCGAATGTCAGCCAGAAGACCGGATCTGAGTACCCGACTCTGTTGTCCTTCTTTTGAGAGATATTCAAGTACCACAGAGCGGGCTTCCTGCAACTGCTGTGCGGCTTCCCCACCGGCGCCACCGATATTGGCTCCCAGGCCGGTCGTGGTCCGGGCGGCTGCCGGGTTTAATACGCTCTGCAGAGTAGCATTCAACGTTTCCGCCAGATCGGCGGCAATGGCATTCTTGAGTGGGAAGATCTTAACACGGCTCACCGCCTGCGACTGATCCAGATCAATCTTTTTGATCAAGGCAGCCACTTCCTGCATATCGCGAGGCTGCGCCTGCACGATGATGGAATTCGTGCGAATATTTGGTGAGACCACCACCCGCGTCCCCAGTCCGCCACGCTCGTTGTAAAACTCACGCAAGGTTGTCGCAACCTGACTGGCGCTGGCGCTCTTGAGTTGAAATACACCAAACTCGTTCATCGGATCCACTGGCTGATCAAGTTCATCAGCCAGTTTCAGAATGGATGGCATGTCGGTTTCCGGAGCCAGAATCAGCAGGGCATTCGGTTTTACCAGGGGAATGATTTTTATCTTCTGTTCCTGCCCCTGGATTGCCCGCAGCTTGACGAGGTCTTCGTATACTCCATTCAACAGTTCTGCCAGGGCAGCGGAGTTCACATTCCGCAGGTTTAACAGATGAATATCGGGACGTGTTCCTTCACTGAGTTTTTCCAGTTCCTTGATGATCTTCATCAGCGCGTTCACATCTTCATCTTTCCCACGCAGAATCAGGACTCCCAGATCGGGAACCGACTCAATGTTGACGTTACCACTCAGGTCCTGTAACAGTTCAGGTAACGATGGCTTCGGTGACATGTTCTCCGGTTTTTCAGCCGGTTGAGGTGGTACCTGTGGAGCGTTCGGGTTTTGTGGTTGAGCTTCATCAAACGACATTTGGTCGATACGATCCCGTAGCTGATCAATCTGTTGCTCACGAGGCACCCCCAGCTGATCTACATAGCCTTTTGCAGGCCTGTTTCGGGTAGCGGCAGCAGTGGAGGCAACCTGTGT contains the following coding sequences:
- a CDS encoding secretin N-terminal domain-containing protein, encoding MVTSKSVPVSELPVEELDETQNSEDVANITLNHLQSTWDQVLHKVAEQSGLTLVMDVVPKGFFSRRDKRPHTLEETFQILNRDLEPKGFRLLQKDKFIVVLDLRSTKARYIRPTIQSAENESDQPQQKQSEVERVSHQERAQSSVPATRQADIAAAVEPPAFENSARQLQPSAENAKVLFSVHPRTVHSTDILRLFYHAFETQAELQGEGPRGLPGIVVFESRQQTLNRDQDSQSLDVISAQVDFRIGLDKQNNELVFEASRKKAAVLKSTVLKLDRSANGYAESIQLVTGSPQIGRVAQTLHQQTQVASTAAATRNRPAKGYVDQLGVPREQQIDQLRDRIDQMSFDEAQPQNPNAPQVPPQPAEKPENMSPKPSLPELLQDLSGNVNIESVPDLGVLILRGKDEDVNALMKIIKELEKLSEGTRPDIHLLNLRNVNSAALAELLNGVYEDLVKLRAIQGQEQKIKIIPLVKPNALLILAPETDMPSILKLADELDQPVDPMNEFGVFQLKSASASQVATTLREFYNERGGLGTRVVVSPNIRTNSIIVQAQPRDMQEVAALIKKIDLDQSQAVSRVKIFPLKNAIAADLAETLNATLQSVLNPAAARTTTGLGANIGGAGGEAAQQLQEARSVVLEYLSKEGQQSRVLRSGLLADIRLIPDPRANTLVVTAPKDSLDLIGALIQQFDERVTTVAELKVFTLKNADAESMVTLLQSTFSEENQQTDLGIQIAGVNDANSNLIPLKFSVDRRTNSVVAQGGADALQIVEAILLKLDSADSRKRETTVIQLKNTPVADVSQAINEFLETQRSLVAQDPDLISSFELLEREVIVVPEPINNNLIISATPRYFEQVSNLVKELDKEAPQVIIQALIVEVELDNDDEFGVELGIQDSLLFNRSLIDNVLTVQQTVTGQNNVTQTNQTIVSQEATPGFIFNSVNPLGTNNTNNTGNTAGQALSNFSLQRGNSDLGFGGLVLSASSESVSILIRALAAKRNVHILSRPQIRTVDNVTAQIQVGQIVPVVNGVSVTAVGSANPVIVQSEAGIILTVTPRISPDGNIVMETLAEKSDFNGSSVPIFTDATTGNVVESPIKNITSVQTTVSVPNGQTVVLGGMITESDTTIERKVPWLGDIPVLGIPFRYDYLSTRRKELLVFLTPRIIRNDADSEFIKQVEAERIHLQVEKAEDMHGPIFAVPPGEPEFMPDGPGMLEEIPTTVMPQSNLNPMPETPPAPALGGEIQQMNYETKSKPAIPTKPAPKTRFKKPKFPYWKRD